A stretch of DNA from Actinomycetota bacterium:
AATTCCGGTAAAATGCCTGATTTCACCGCCTTCAGAAATATACCTGTCTATTCTTTTTGCATTTTTAACTATTTCCTCAGGCTTGAAAGTTATAAAAGCATTAATTACTTTGTCAGCCTCTTCAATTCTGTCAATGTAAGCGCCGGCAATATCTTCTATCTTTATTTCCTTTTTTTTAATAAGCTCATGAAGCTCATGAGCCTTCATGCAGGTAAGTTTCAAAAAAACCTCTTTCCTGTCAGTCTATTTTGGGTATCTTAAAACCGTCAGAACTTCTTTCGGGAGCATTCTTCAAAGCTTCTTCAGATTTAACAGACTGACGGGGTTCATCTTCTCTTAATACATTTGAAATATCAAGAACATTGAATGTGGGAGCGATTCTGTCGGTATCTGCTTCGCTTATCCTGGCAACATGCTTGATTATCTTATCCATCTGTACAGTTATTTTATCAATCTCTTCACTGTCATAGTCTATTTCTGCAATACGTGAAATATGTATTACATCTTCTCTTTTGATAATTTTTCCCATGAAAATCCTTACAAAATAGTATTTATTATTTTATTTATATTAATTAAAACAAAAAACCCTAACAATTTTAACAGATTTTACAATATCTTTATACTAAAAAAACAAGCTATGCCGCAATTTTTTTGAACTGGCTGAAAAGAACAAGTATCATCAGTAAATTATATATTGAATGCAGAAAAATTACAGGAAACAAGGATTTTGTCTTGTGGAAAATATATGCAAGCACCCATCCTATCGCCATCAGGGGAATGAAGTTATATATTTCAAGGTGAGCTGCTGCAAACAGAAGGGAAGAAATAAAGAGCCCTGCAAAAACTCCCAGGCTTTGCCTGAATGCCTGGAAAATAAATCCTCTGAAAAAAAGTTCCTCACAAACCGGCGCAATCAGAGAAACTACAATAAGAAGTATGGTGGAGGAAACATTGCCATTTTCCACAAGTTCCGCTATCTTGTTCTCAGGAGGAGCTATTTTAAAAACGCTGGTCATGACAAAAACATAGGCAAAGTTTATAGCCAGAATCAGGAGTAAGGCAAGAAAAGAATACCATACTGTTCTTAAAATACTGTAATATGTAAGACCGAGATCCCTGAAACTGCTTCTTCTCCAGTAGATAGCAAAAAACCAGACTGTCCCTACCATCAGAAGCACCTGAATGCCGTACAGAACTGAGAAGCTTGTGTTAGTTATGTTTGTTATGCTTATCTGATTTCCATGGTTAAGTTCTGACACTATCTTTGCCGATAAAAAGTAAACACCGGTCAGAATCGCTACCAGAAATATTATTGAAAAGAATACATCCCTTATATTCCATCTTATCTTTGGAATATAAGCTTTTTCACTCTTTTTCTCTTCGATTCCCAGTCTTTTTAAATCTCTTCTGTTAAATGCCGCCATTATCTGCCCTGTCAGGTCTGTCCATTAATCATATTTTTGAAATCATCTTCACTTATCTGTCTGACATTGAGCCTTATAGCTTCATCAAGCTTGCTGCCGGGATCTTTTCCGACAAGGACATAATCAGTGCTGCCGCTAACACTTGAAGTAACTTTACCTCCTGATTTTTCGATAATTGCTTTTGCATCCTGTCTTGAAAATGAGTTAAGCTTTCCGGTAAGGACAAAAATCTTCCCTTTGAAGTTTTCATTGATTTCGAGGATTTTCTGCCTGGACTTGAAATTTACTCCCGCATTTGCAAGTTTTTCTATGACAAGCCTGTTCTGGGCCTGTCTGAAAAAGGTCACAACGCTCCAGGCTATCCTGGGTCCTATCTCAAATATGCCGCTTAATTCCTCAAAACCCGCATTCATAAGTTTATCCAGGTTATTATAATTTTCTGCAAGCACATCTGCTATATGCGAACCGACAAATCTTATCCCCATGGCAAACAGAAGCCTGGAAAGAGGTTTTGATTTGCTTTTATTTATGGAATTCAAAAGATTATTAGTTGATTTTTCCTTAAAATTGTCCAGACCGTAAATATCCTCATATTTCAGGTAATATACATCTGCTGCATCTTTGATAAGGCCTTTCTGCAAAAGTTTGTCTACAATTGCAGGCCCCAGACCTTCTATATCCATGCCTGCCTTGGAAGCAAAATGAACTATAGCTTCATACTGGATTGCAGGACAGGCAAGCGATGTGCATCTCCTGACAGCCTCGCCTTCAGGCCTCAGCGTATCTGAGCCGCATACCGGACATTTCAAAGGCATTTCAAATTCTTTTTCGCTGCCATTCCTTTTTTCAACCAGCGGTTTTATTATCTCGGGAATTATGTCGCCTGCCTTGTGAACAAGTACAAAATCTCCTATTCTGACATCTTTCTTTTTTATTTCATCTTCATTATGAAGCGTGGCATTTGAGACAGTTGAACCTGCAATTACCACAGGCTCCAGGACAGCAACAGGTGTAAGGGCTCCTGTACGCCCTATGCTTACCTTGATGTCTTTAACCCTGGTTATTTTCTGTTCAGGGGGAAACTTGAAAGCAATAGCCCATCTTGGGTTTCTTGATGTGTTTCCGAGCATTTTCTGGTATTTGAACATGTTTACCTTTATGACTATCCCATCAGTCTCATAGGGCAGATCTTTTCTTTTGTCCTGCCAGTACTGGCAGAATTCCTTTATCTGCTCAAATCCTGTTGCTTTTTTAATGTTTTCACTGATTTTAAAACCAATGCTTTTAAGATAGTGAAGAACTTCAAAATGTTCAGATATATCAAGGTAATCATTTGAAGCCATGGCATATATAAAAATGTTCAGATTCCTTTTTGCAGCTATTTTGGGGTCTATCTGTCGTAGCGAGCCTGCTGCTGCATTCCTCGGATTTGCAAAAGTAAATATTCCCTGTTCGTCTCTTTCTTCATTTATCCGGACAAACTCATCTTTTGAAAGATATGCTTCTCCCCTTACTTCAAGGACAGGTGGGATTCCGTATCTGCTATCTTTAAATAATCTTAACGGAATCGCTTTTATTGTCTTTATGTTTGAAGTTATATCCTCACCTGAAATGCCGTCGCCTCTGGTGGCTCCCCTCCGCAGATATCCGTTCTCATAAAACAGTGAAACCGCCAGTCCATCTATCTTCAGCTCACACACAAATTCAACTTCTTCTTCCTTTAAACCAAGATCCCTGTAAACTCTTTCAAGGAAATCTTTAAGTTCTTCATAGGTAAATGAATCCTGCAGGCTAAGCATTTTCTCCGAATGTGTGACCGTGGGAAACCCTCCCTCAAGCGGGGCCCCTATCCTCTGTGTCGGGGAATCAGAAGTAATGGCTTCTGGATATTTTTTCTCCAGATCAAAAAGATTCTTAAGCAATTTGTCGTACTGATCATCTGTTATTACCGGATTATCTTTAATATAGTAATAATAATTATGCCTGTTAAGCTCTTCCCGTAACTGTTCTGAAAACCTTAAAGCTTCTTCTTTGGAAAGATCAGGCACGTTCAGATTAAGAAGCCTTTCCGGATTTGATTTTGAATTATTCTCACTCATACTCTTTATACTTATTCATACTCTTTAAGAAAATAGCTCAGATCATGGGTATCATAAATTCCGTTCAGCTCTTCCCTGGCTTTCTCAAAAAGCATTTTGCTTTCATTTCCGATTTCTTCAATTCTGGCATAATCAAATTGAGACTGATCATTTGTATTATAATAATTAAAAGCAAGTTCCCAGAACCCGATGTCGCTTTCAATAAATGCAATATTGCTTTCATAAAAATTCTGCATAATATCAGGTATCTGCAATGCTTTAAAGGCATTTAAATATTTCCTGGATATTTCAGCTCTTTTGTCTGTAAGAGCGGCAACATCAGAAAGACTTGCCGGTTTTGAATCATTATCGGAAACAATCGTTTTTATTGAATTTTGATATTCTTTCCATACCGGCACAAAATTGTTATGAAAATCAATTAGATCAGAGGTCTCCTTATTCTTTTTTGCCAGTTCTTTTTTTATATTATCAAGTCTTTCATTTAATCTGGCTGTTGTTTCAGCCTGCTGCTGCATGAATCTGTTTATTTTGTACTTTTCAAATTCCACTACAAAGACATTAAAGACAACTGCAAAAAGAAAAATTAACGAAATCAGGATAATTGCAGCACGAGATGGGAAAGAAGAAGCGCCTGCCGATTTTTCATCGCCGCTTTTATCTTTCCTGTCCAGACTGCCGGTCACAGATGATGCTTTTGATTCAGAATTCACAGATGACAAATCCCCGTCATCATGCTTTTTTTCAGCGTTTTCATCCGCTTTGACGTTTTTATGAATTTTAGCAAGAATCAGTTTTGCTTTTTCCGGGTCTGCCTGTTCTTTTATATTTGCAATAGCTGAATTCAGTCTGCCGTCCTGATCTGTCCCAATATAAAAATGCATATCCTTATCATCTTCGTGATAAACGCCCCGGACGAAATAATTTTTTGCAACATCAGCTATTGTAATATTTGCCTTTAGCCGTCCCGTCGGCGTCCCGCCATCCAGATGCTTTAATACAAAATGCCATATTACCGGATCAGATAAGCCGCTTCGATCTTCAGTTTTGCCGGGATTATTCTGCCGGATATTTTGGTCTTCTTCTTTTATATGCTGCTGGTCAGAGTCATTCAAGCTAAATCCTTCCCTTCCTCTGAGCTTAAAAATAATTATAATATTTAAAAAATAATAAATGTTTTATCTGATATTAAAATCAAAAGGATATATATTTATCAGTTCGGAAACAATTACCATCCTTTCCC
This window harbors:
- the ligA gene encoding NAD-dependent DNA ligase LigA; the encoded protein is MSENNSKSNPERLLNLNVPDLSKEEALRFSEQLREELNRHNYYYYIKDNPVITDDQYDKLLKNLFDLEKKYPEAITSDSPTQRIGAPLEGGFPTVTHSEKMLSLQDSFTYEELKDFLERVYRDLGLKEEEVEFVCELKIDGLAVSLFYENGYLRRGATRGDGISGEDITSNIKTIKAIPLRLFKDSRYGIPPVLEVRGEAYLSKDEFVRINEERDEQGIFTFANPRNAAAGSLRQIDPKIAAKRNLNIFIYAMASNDYLDISEHFEVLHYLKSIGFKISENIKKATGFEQIKEFCQYWQDKRKDLPYETDGIVIKVNMFKYQKMLGNTSRNPRWAIAFKFPPEQKITRVKDIKVSIGRTGALTPVAVLEPVVIAGSTVSNATLHNEDEIKKKDVRIGDFVLVHKAGDIIPEIIKPLVEKRNGSEKEFEMPLKCPVCGSDTLRPEGEAVRRCTSLACPAIQYEAIVHFASKAGMDIEGLGPAIVDKLLQKGLIKDAADVYYLKYEDIYGLDNFKEKSTNNLLNSINKSKSKPLSRLLFAMGIRFVGSHIADVLAENYNNLDKLMNAGFEELSGIFEIGPRIAWSVVTFFRQAQNRLVIEKLANAGVNFKSRQKILEINENFKGKIFVLTGKLNSFSRQDAKAIIEKSGGKVTSSVSGSTDYVLVGKDPGSKLDEAIRLNVRQISEDDFKNMINGQT
- the gatC gene encoding Asp-tRNA(Asn)/Glu-tRNA(Gln) amidotransferase subunit GatC produces the protein MGKIIKREDVIHISRIAEIDYDSEEIDKITVQMDKIIKHVARISEADTDRIAPTFNVLDISNVLREDEPRQSVKSEEALKNAPERSSDGFKIPKID
- a CDS encoding CPBP family intramembrane metalloprotease, with amino-acid sequence MAAFNRRDLKRLGIEEKKSEKAYIPKIRWNIRDVFFSIIFLVAILTGVYFLSAKIVSELNHGNQISITNITNTSFSVLYGIQVLLMVGTVWFFAIYWRRSSFRDLGLTYYSILRTVWYSFLALLLILAINFAYVFVMTSVFKIAPPENKIAELVENGNVSSTILLIVVSLIAPVCEELFFRGFIFQAFRQSLGVFAGLFISSLLFAAAHLEIYNFIPLMAIGWVLAYIFHKTKSLFPVIFLHSIYNLLMILVLFSQFKKIAA